Part of the Oncorhynchus tshawytscha isolate Ot180627B linkage group LG07, Otsh_v2.0, whole genome shotgun sequence genome, CAATGTTTTACCTGTGGACGTACGTGCCAAATTGTTTTCGTTTTTATCTGTAAAACTGACAATTTGCTTCAAAGTATGACTTTCTTTAGTCCAAATATTAGTAATAGAAGTTTGGAAACGGAATTGGCCGAGAATTTGTCCCGGGATGAGCGCTTGGCTCAAGTTGAAATAGCCCTTTTAAGCATAATATTTTTCAGTGGAGCAATCTTAAATTTTGGACTGCTATTTGTGCTGTGGAAGAGGAGGAAGCAGCTGTCGAGGATGCGCGTCTTTGTTTTTCACCTTTGCCTGGCAGACCTTGTTGTCACATTTTTCCAAGTTTGTCCGCAGCTGATGTGGGATGTAACGGACAGATTCTTCGGTCCTGACGTTTTGTGCCGCCTGGTGAAATACCTGCAGGTCGTTGGCATGTTTGCCTCCACTTACATGATTGTAGTGATGACCATTGATCGCTATCAAGCAATCTGTAACCCAATGGTTACTTTCCAGAGGCGGAGAGCGCGCTGGAACGTGCCTGTGTGCGTTGCTTGGTCTGTATCCCTCATCGGGAGTCTCCCTCAAGTGTTCATCTTCTCCCGAGTTCAAATCGCGCCTGGTGTCTATGACTGCTGGGCTGACTTCATCAAACCGTGGGGGCTAAAAGCTTACGTGACCTGGACCACTCTAGTGATATTTGTCTTGCCCATCTTAACTGTTATCGTGTGCCAGGTGCGTATTTGCCGAGCTGTTCAAATCAACTTTCACATGAAAACTCAACAAGTATCGACATTTCTCGCCAAACCGCTGCCCTCCAGGGCAAGTAGCGTTGCTGGGGTGTCCAAAGCCAGGATCAAGACCGTGAAGATGACTTTGGTCATTGTTCTTGCCTACATTATCTGTTGGACTCCTTTCTTCACTGTCCAGCTGTGGTCCGTCTGGGATGTCCAAGCACCCACTGAGAGTAAGAGCTGTTCAATCTGTATATCTAAGAAATCCCTCCTTTTGTCACACGTTT contains:
- the LOC112255463 gene encoding vasopressin V2 receptor-like encodes the protein MTFFSPNISNRSLETELAENLSRDERLAQVEIALLSIIFFSGAILNFGLLFVLWKRRKQLSRMRVFVFHLCLADLVVTFFQVCPQLMWDVTDRFFGPDVLCRLVKYLQVVGMFASTYMIVVMTIDRYQAICNPMVTFQRRRARWNVPVCVAWSVSLIGSLPQVFIFSRVQIAPGVYDCWADFIKPWGLKAYVTWTTLVIFVLPILTVIVCQVRICRAVQINFHMKTQQVSTFLAKPLPSRASSVAGVSKARIKTVKMTLVIVLAYIICWTPFFTVQLWSVWDVQAPTETATFTILMLLASLNSCANPCIYLLFSGKRPKIRVALVCVSQSDMNDSIQEDATVVSSRYSSKSLSNSR